Proteins from a genomic interval of Hoplias malabaricus isolate fHopMal1 chromosome 13, fHopMal1.hap1, whole genome shotgun sequence:
- the e4f1 gene encoding transcription factor E4F1 isoform X2, with translation MWALWRGVFYFGYIYPAQAQSQLPASSTGYADEGDDDVSSTRRRRSRSVKDTGKSEDEEFESSDTKLVVKLTADGRYICHLCEKTFKTMNILRTHLFTHTDRKDFKCELCGTAFRTKGSLIRHNRRHTDERPYQCSQCGLSFRESGALTRHLKSLTPCTEKIRYSQCKEILVSKDGVRTEVQQPSVLPQKEQPMPVVSVVEAGQHGIHIQVVEDVEVHQVVSQPQDKAVIEADSLICQAIINSGIALETEAAVQAEARSPKGVLQGLETEARVSEIQVSEECVEVEEETVESSENEGEAVSLKAHKCPHCNRAFRTVPHLCVHIKGHDGYKPFKCLMCQKDFQTGYMLKKHMEVHASERRYKCGECGKLFKAIGHVREHMRAHSSERPHHCNLCDKSYKTKNALQVHHRTHGEDKPYACPHCSRGFREKGALVRHIRHHTGEKPFKCSKCGRGFAEHGTLNRHLRSKGGCYAVQQKEPEQVSISEEQQECSDRHVAAAVIAEDPHTVLVEFSSVVADTQEYIIGAPAEETVHGEEVSIIQESHNQMDSHIVKVVQQIMSQSHGNHQIIVRNVGADETPSVSDCGDTITIATPESLTEQVAMTLANAISDGTILTTAATEGDTERQNVTVVSAEDVEFMPQEDQYVLASSEDMEIQTVVVV, from the exons ATGTGGGCGTTGTGGAGGGGAGTTTTTTACTTTGGATACATTTATCCAGCACAAGCTCAGTCGCAGCTGCCAGCGTCCTCTACAGGATACGCAG ATGAAGGGGATGATGACGTAAGCAGCACCCGTAGAAGGAGAAGTCGCTCAGTAAAGGACACTGGGAAGTCAGAAGATGAAGAGTTTGAGAGTTCAGATACTAAACTTGTGGTGAAGCTCACTGCAGATGGACGCTACATTTGTCATTTATGTGAAAAGACTTTCAAAACG ATGAATATCTTGAGGACACACTtgttcactcacacagacaggaAGGATTTTAAATGTGAACTGTGTGGGACTGCTTTCAGAACCAAGGGCTCTCTGATTCGCCACAATCGGCGGCACACAG ACGAACGGCCTTACCAGTGCAGTCAGTGCGGCCTCTCCTTCAGAGAGTCTGGCGCACTTACAAGACACCTGAAATCTCTCACTCCCTGTACGGAAAAAATCCGTTACAGCCAGTGTAAGGAGATTCTTGTCAGCAAAGATGGTGTTCGTACTG AAGTGCAGCAGCCTTCTGTACTTCCTCAAAAAGAGCAGCCCATGCCTGTTGTCAGTGTGGTGGAGGCTGGCCAACACGGCATTCACATACAGGTGGTGGAGGATGTGGAAGTCCATCAG GTGGTTTCTCAACCTCAGGATAAAGCTGTGATAGAAGCAGACAGTTTAATCTGCCAAGCCATCATCAATTCTGGCATTGCCTTGGAAACTGAAGCAGCAGTGCAGGCAGAGGCACGGTCACCTAAAGGAGTCCTGCAAGGTCTTGAGACTGAGGCCAGGGTCTCGGAGATTCAGGTGTCTGAGGAATgtgtggaggtggaagaggagacTGTG GAATCCTCAGAGAATGAAGGGGAAGCAGTATCATTGAAAGCCCACAAATGTCCTCACTGCAATCGAGCGTTCAGGACGGTACCTCATCTGTGCGTTCACATCAAAGGCCATGATG GCTACAAGCCATTTAAGTGCCTCATGTGTCAGAAGGACTTCCAGACCGGCTACATGCTAAAGAAGCACATGGAGGTGCATGCGAGTGAGCGCAGATACAAATGTGGCGAGTGCGGAAAGCTGTTTAAAGCCATCGGACACGTGCGGGAGCATATGCGGGCGCATTCCAGCGAGCGGCCGCACCACTGCAACCTCTGCGACAAGAGTTACAAGACAAAG AATGCTCTGCAGGTTCACCACCGCACACATGGCGAGGACAAACCTTACGCGTGTCCACACTGCTCCAGAGGTTTTCGGGAAAAAGGTGCTCTAGTGCGACATATTCGCCaccacactggagagaaaccctTCAAATGCTCCAAATGTGGCCGGGGCTTTGCTGAGCATGGTACTCTCAACCGCCATTTACGGTCTAAAG GGGGCTGTTACGCAGTTCAGCAGAAGGAGCCAGAACAGGTGTCCATTTCTGAGGAGCAGCAGGAATGTTCAGACAGGCATGTGGCAGCCGCCGTCATCGCTGAAGACCCGCACACAGTGCTGGTGGAGTTCTCATCTGTTGTGGCTGATACTCAGGAATACATAATAGGA GCACCTGCAGAAGAAACGGTCCATGGGGAGGAGGTGTCTATTATTCAAGAGAGTCATAACCAG ATGGACAGCCACATCGtgaaggtggtgcagcagatcaTGAGTCAGTCGCACGGCAACCATCAGATCATCGTTAGAAACGTGGGTGCCGACGAGACCCCCAGTGTCTCCGACTGTGGTGACACCATCACCATCGCTACACCCGAGAGCCTGACAGAACAGGTTGCGATGACCCTGGCCAATGCCATTAGCGATGGCACCATCCTCACCACTGCTGCTACGGAGGGAGACACGGAGAGGCAAAACGTCACAGTGGTTTCAGCTGAAGACGTGGAGTTCATGCCGCAGGAGGATCAGTATGTCCTGGCGTCGTCTGAAGACATGGAGATTCAGACTGTGGTTGTGGTCTAA
- the e4f1 gene encoding transcription factor E4F1 isoform X1, which produces MSGDKNNNNTAEREGEQSEIIGIHTALGDEDEDIHKCGRCGGEFFTLDTFIQHKLSRSCQRPLQDTQTNGLSEHAVSEVNVSDAGQPSDERERAKTDEGDDDVSSTRRRRSRSVKDTGKSEDEEFESSDTKLVVKLTADGRYICHLCEKTFKTMNILRTHLFTHTDRKDFKCELCGTAFRTKGSLIRHNRRHTDERPYQCSQCGLSFRESGALTRHLKSLTPCTEKIRYSQCKEILVSKDGVRTEVQQPSVLPQKEQPMPVVSVVEAGQHGIHIQVVEDVEVHQVVSQPQDKAVIEADSLICQAIINSGIALETEAAVQAEARSPKGVLQGLETEARVSEIQVSEECVEVEEETVESSENEGEAVSLKAHKCPHCNRAFRTVPHLCVHIKGHDGYKPFKCLMCQKDFQTGYMLKKHMEVHASERRYKCGECGKLFKAIGHVREHMRAHSSERPHHCNLCDKSYKTKNALQVHHRTHGEDKPYACPHCSRGFREKGALVRHIRHHTGEKPFKCSKCGRGFAEHGTLNRHLRSKGGCYAVQQKEPEQVSISEEQQECSDRHVAAAVIAEDPHTVLVEFSSVVADTQEYIIGAPAEETVHGEEVSIIQESHNQMDSHIVKVVQQIMSQSHGNHQIIVRNVGADETPSVSDCGDTITIATPESLTEQVAMTLANAISDGTILTTAATEGDTERQNVTVVSAEDVEFMPQEDQYVLASSEDMEIQTVVVV; this is translated from the exons ATGAGCGgagacaaaaataataataatacggcagagagagagggcgagcaAAGCGAGATCATCGGCATCCACACGGCGCTAGGAGACGAAG ATGAAGATATTCACAAATGTGGGCGTTGTGGAGGGGAGTTTTTTACTTTGGATACATTTATCCAGCACAAGCTCAGTCGCAGCTGCCAGCGTCCTCTACAGGATACGCAG ACCAATGGTCTCAGTGAACATGCCGTTTCCGAGGTGAATGTCAGTGATGCTGGACAACCttcagatgagagagagagagctaaaacTG ATGAAGGGGATGATGACGTAAGCAGCACCCGTAGAAGGAGAAGTCGCTCAGTAAAGGACACTGGGAAGTCAGAAGATGAAGAGTTTGAGAGTTCAGATACTAAACTTGTGGTGAAGCTCACTGCAGATGGACGCTACATTTGTCATTTATGTGAAAAGACTTTCAAAACG ATGAATATCTTGAGGACACACTtgttcactcacacagacaggaAGGATTTTAAATGTGAACTGTGTGGGACTGCTTTCAGAACCAAGGGCTCTCTGATTCGCCACAATCGGCGGCACACAG ACGAACGGCCTTACCAGTGCAGTCAGTGCGGCCTCTCCTTCAGAGAGTCTGGCGCACTTACAAGACACCTGAAATCTCTCACTCCCTGTACGGAAAAAATCCGTTACAGCCAGTGTAAGGAGATTCTTGTCAGCAAAGATGGTGTTCGTACTG AAGTGCAGCAGCCTTCTGTACTTCCTCAAAAAGAGCAGCCCATGCCTGTTGTCAGTGTGGTGGAGGCTGGCCAACACGGCATTCACATACAGGTGGTGGAGGATGTGGAAGTCCATCAG GTGGTTTCTCAACCTCAGGATAAAGCTGTGATAGAAGCAGACAGTTTAATCTGCCAAGCCATCATCAATTCTGGCATTGCCTTGGAAACTGAAGCAGCAGTGCAGGCAGAGGCACGGTCACCTAAAGGAGTCCTGCAAGGTCTTGAGACTGAGGCCAGGGTCTCGGAGATTCAGGTGTCTGAGGAATgtgtggaggtggaagaggagacTGTG GAATCCTCAGAGAATGAAGGGGAAGCAGTATCATTGAAAGCCCACAAATGTCCTCACTGCAATCGAGCGTTCAGGACGGTACCTCATCTGTGCGTTCACATCAAAGGCCATGATG GCTACAAGCCATTTAAGTGCCTCATGTGTCAGAAGGACTTCCAGACCGGCTACATGCTAAAGAAGCACATGGAGGTGCATGCGAGTGAGCGCAGATACAAATGTGGCGAGTGCGGAAAGCTGTTTAAAGCCATCGGACACGTGCGGGAGCATATGCGGGCGCATTCCAGCGAGCGGCCGCACCACTGCAACCTCTGCGACAAGAGTTACAAGACAAAG AATGCTCTGCAGGTTCACCACCGCACACATGGCGAGGACAAACCTTACGCGTGTCCACACTGCTCCAGAGGTTTTCGGGAAAAAGGTGCTCTAGTGCGACATATTCGCCaccacactggagagaaaccctTCAAATGCTCCAAATGTGGCCGGGGCTTTGCTGAGCATGGTACTCTCAACCGCCATTTACGGTCTAAAG GGGGCTGTTACGCAGTTCAGCAGAAGGAGCCAGAACAGGTGTCCATTTCTGAGGAGCAGCAGGAATGTTCAGACAGGCATGTGGCAGCCGCCGTCATCGCTGAAGACCCGCACACAGTGCTGGTGGAGTTCTCATCTGTTGTGGCTGATACTCAGGAATACATAATAGGA GCACCTGCAGAAGAAACGGTCCATGGGGAGGAGGTGTCTATTATTCAAGAGAGTCATAACCAG ATGGACAGCCACATCGtgaaggtggtgcagcagatcaTGAGTCAGTCGCACGGCAACCATCAGATCATCGTTAGAAACGTGGGTGCCGACGAGACCCCCAGTGTCTCCGACTGTGGTGACACCATCACCATCGCTACACCCGAGAGCCTGACAGAACAGGTTGCGATGACCCTGGCCAATGCCATTAGCGATGGCACCATCCTCACCACTGCTGCTACGGAGGGAGACACGGAGAGGCAAAACGTCACAGTGGTTTCAGCTGAAGACGTGGAGTTCATGCCGCAGGAGGATCAGTATGTCCTGGCGTCGTCTGAAGACATGGAGATTCAGACTGTGGTTGTGGTCTAA
- the zgc:113333 gene encoding beta-N-acetylhexosaminidase isoform X2: MDRFRVLRLMVIFLVVLAFIKFFSSSSNGNVQKTGNFWNENNDFKDNRLDSEEELPKVQEFQEILKPQENKAEEKPVEENNKKQPEPDSKDTQDEDIEIIRVPEKPFTGPLRIVHLDLKGAAPKVSYLKQIFPLFSSLGADGVLMEYEDMFPYEGELELLKSPFAYSMEDIKEIKALANLSNLELIPLVQVFGHLEFVLKHEKFHHLREVAQYPNSLNPMAPGSLKLIKSMVKQILKQHQEVRWFHIGADEVYELGESEDSKRWLEKNGDVGALYLAHVTEVCRMLAEMRPGLKMLFWEDMLRKISVSTMQNSDLKKYAFPMIWSYSPTMNLKDIALLLTKYQESGFSGVWFASAFKGSSAVDQRWTPLKHQLENHLAWVKVINSMNEYPNLPFLGITLTGWQRFEHFIRLCELLPVAIPSLAICLQALKHGSYDEELEKTVHNILGCKIQLEAGVCEGSGAFAGAEVYHMIYKIHTELQSSIENLMTDHFLRGSFSNYQRKYNFANPRNLNHFKNRMKKMLVDWESFLGNFRTEMETIFFPDTVEEWFEENVNEQMDKLRGMVEDVERIYDLNGRPKTLTV; the protein is encoded by the exons ATGGACCGGTTCAGGGTGCTGAGGCTGATGGTCATCTTCTTGGTGGTTCTTGCCTTTATAAAGTTTTTCTCCAG TTCAAGTAATGGAAATGTACAGAAAACCGGGAATTTCTGGAATGAGAACAATGACTTTAAAGACAATAGATTGGATTCAGAAGAAGAACTCCCAAAAGTTCAAGAATTTCAAGAAATCCTAAAACCCCAAGAAAATAAAGCTGAAGAGAAGCCTGTGGAAGAAAACAACAAGAAGCAACCAGAACCAGATTCAAAGGATACACAGGATGAGGATATTGAAATCATTAGAGTACCAGAGAAACCATTCACAGGCCCTCTACGTATAGTACACTTAGACCTTAAGGGGGCTGCACCCAAAGTCAGCTATTTAAAGCAG ATCTTCCCACTGTTCTCCTCATTGGGTGCTGATGGTGTTTTGATGGAGTATGAGGATATGTTTCCTTATGAAGGAGAACTTGAGCTTCTAAAATCACCTTTTGCTTACAG CATGGAGGACATAAAGGAAATTAAGGCTCTAGCAAACCTCAGCAACCTTGAACTGATACCTCTAGTCCAAGTGTTCGGACATCTAGAA TTTGTCTTGAAGCATGAGAAATTTCACCATTTGAGGGAAGTGGCACAATATCCCAACAGCCTCAATCCTATGGCCCCTGGCAGCCTGAAACTCATTAAAAGCATGGTAAAGCAGATCTTGAAGCAACACCAAGAGGTGCGATGGTTCCATATTGGAGCTGATGAG GTTTATGAGCTCGGTGAGAGTGAGGACTCAAAACGCTGGTTAGAGAAGAACGGAGACGTGGGAGCCTTGTACCTCGCTCATGTGACTGAAGTGTGCCGCATGCTGGCTGAGATGAGACCTGGACTGAAAATGTTGTTTTGGGAAGATATGCTAAGAAAGATCAGTGTTTCCACCATGCAAA ATTCAGACTTGAAAAAATATGCGTTCCCCATGATATGGAGCTACAGTCCAACCATGAATTTGAAAGACATAG CACTGTTACTGACTAAATACCAGGAATCTGGATTTTCTGGCGTTTGGTTTGCAAGTGCATTTAAAGGATCGTCAGCGGTAGACCAGAGGTGGACTCCTCTTAAACACCAATTAGAAAATCATCTAGCCTGGGTTAAAGTAATCAACTCCATGAATGAATACCCCAATCTACCATTTCTAGGCATCACTCTGACAGGCTGGCAGAG ATTTGAACATTTTATACGTCTGTGTGAACTGTTGCCTGTGGCCATCCCTTCATTGGCCATATGTCTACAGGCGCTGAAACATG GTTCGTATGATGAAGAGCTTGAAAAGACAGTACATAATATTTTGGGCTGCAAAATTCAGTTGGAAGCTGGAGTGTG TGAAGGCAGTGGGGCTTTTGCAGGTGCTGAAGTTTACCACATGATTTACAAAATCCACACTGAGCTACAGAGCTCTATTGAAAACTTGATGACAGATCA TTTCCTACGTGGTTCCTTCAGCAATTACCAACGGAAGTACAACTTTGCAAACCCACGGAatctaaatcattttaaaaacagaatgaaaaa AATGCTAGTTGATTGGGAGTCGTTTCTGGGCAACTTTCGGACAGAAATGGAGACCATCTTCTTCCCAGACACTGTGGAGGAGTGGTTTGAGGAGAATGTCAATGAACAGATGGATAAACTCAGAGGAATGGTGGAAGACGTTGAGAGAATATACGACCTCAATGGCCGGCCAAAGACTCTTACGGTTTAA
- the zgc:113333 gene encoding beta-N-acetylhexosaminidase isoform X1: MWTGLRSRLSPSLSLFRGKGMDRFRVLRLMVIFLVVLAFIKFFSSSSNGNVQKTGNFWNENNDFKDNRLDSEEELPKVQEFQEILKPQENKAEEKPVEENNKKQPEPDSKDTQDEDIEIIRVPEKPFTGPLRIVHLDLKGAAPKVSYLKQIFPLFSSLGADGVLMEYEDMFPYEGELELLKSPFAYSMEDIKEIKALANLSNLELIPLVQVFGHLEFVLKHEKFHHLREVAQYPNSLNPMAPGSLKLIKSMVKQILKQHQEVRWFHIGADEVYELGESEDSKRWLEKNGDVGALYLAHVTEVCRMLAEMRPGLKMLFWEDMLRKISVSTMQNSDLKKYAFPMIWSYSPTMNLKDIALLLTKYQESGFSGVWFASAFKGSSAVDQRWTPLKHQLENHLAWVKVINSMNEYPNLPFLGITLTGWQRFEHFIRLCELLPVAIPSLAICLQALKHGSYDEELEKTVHNILGCKIQLEAGVCEGSGAFAGAEVYHMIYKIHTELQSSIENLMTDHFLRGSFSNYQRKYNFANPRNLNHFKNRMKKMLVDWESFLGNFRTEMETIFFPDTVEEWFEENVNEQMDKLRGMVEDVERIYDLNGRPKTLTV; the protein is encoded by the exons cCTCTTTAGGGGGAAAGGAATGGACCGGTTCAGGGTGCTGAGGCTGATGGTCATCTTCTTGGTGGTTCTTGCCTTTATAAAGTTTTTCTCCAG TTCAAGTAATGGAAATGTACAGAAAACCGGGAATTTCTGGAATGAGAACAATGACTTTAAAGACAATAGATTGGATTCAGAAGAAGAACTCCCAAAAGTTCAAGAATTTCAAGAAATCCTAAAACCCCAAGAAAATAAAGCTGAAGAGAAGCCTGTGGAAGAAAACAACAAGAAGCAACCAGAACCAGATTCAAAGGATACACAGGATGAGGATATTGAAATCATTAGAGTACCAGAGAAACCATTCACAGGCCCTCTACGTATAGTACACTTAGACCTTAAGGGGGCTGCACCCAAAGTCAGCTATTTAAAGCAG ATCTTCCCACTGTTCTCCTCATTGGGTGCTGATGGTGTTTTGATGGAGTATGAGGATATGTTTCCTTATGAAGGAGAACTTGAGCTTCTAAAATCACCTTTTGCTTACAG CATGGAGGACATAAAGGAAATTAAGGCTCTAGCAAACCTCAGCAACCTTGAACTGATACCTCTAGTCCAAGTGTTCGGACATCTAGAA TTTGTCTTGAAGCATGAGAAATTTCACCATTTGAGGGAAGTGGCACAATATCCCAACAGCCTCAATCCTATGGCCCCTGGCAGCCTGAAACTCATTAAAAGCATGGTAAAGCAGATCTTGAAGCAACACCAAGAGGTGCGATGGTTCCATATTGGAGCTGATGAG GTTTATGAGCTCGGTGAGAGTGAGGACTCAAAACGCTGGTTAGAGAAGAACGGAGACGTGGGAGCCTTGTACCTCGCTCATGTGACTGAAGTGTGCCGCATGCTGGCTGAGATGAGACCTGGACTGAAAATGTTGTTTTGGGAAGATATGCTAAGAAAGATCAGTGTTTCCACCATGCAAA ATTCAGACTTGAAAAAATATGCGTTCCCCATGATATGGAGCTACAGTCCAACCATGAATTTGAAAGACATAG CACTGTTACTGACTAAATACCAGGAATCTGGATTTTCTGGCGTTTGGTTTGCAAGTGCATTTAAAGGATCGTCAGCGGTAGACCAGAGGTGGACTCCTCTTAAACACCAATTAGAAAATCATCTAGCCTGGGTTAAAGTAATCAACTCCATGAATGAATACCCCAATCTACCATTTCTAGGCATCACTCTGACAGGCTGGCAGAG ATTTGAACATTTTATACGTCTGTGTGAACTGTTGCCTGTGGCCATCCCTTCATTGGCCATATGTCTACAGGCGCTGAAACATG GTTCGTATGATGAAGAGCTTGAAAAGACAGTACATAATATTTTGGGCTGCAAAATTCAGTTGGAAGCTGGAGTGTG TGAAGGCAGTGGGGCTTTTGCAGGTGCTGAAGTTTACCACATGATTTACAAAATCCACACTGAGCTACAGAGCTCTATTGAAAACTTGATGACAGATCA TTTCCTACGTGGTTCCTTCAGCAATTACCAACGGAAGTACAACTTTGCAAACCCACGGAatctaaatcattttaaaaacagaatgaaaaa AATGCTAGTTGATTGGGAGTCGTTTCTGGGCAACTTTCGGACAGAAATGGAGACCATCTTCTTCCCAGACACTGTGGAGGAGTGGTTTGAGGAGAATGTCAATGAACAGATGGATAAACTCAGAGGAATGGTGGAAGACGTTGAGAGAATATACGACCTCAATGGCCGGCCAAAGACTCTTACGGTTTAA